ATCGCCGCGACCTTCGCTCTGGTGAGGGAGGTTTCCGGCCGCACGCTCGGCATGAAGCATCATGATGTCCAGCTCATGGGCGGGTTTGCCCTGATGAGCGGTATGGTCGCCGAGATGAACACAGGCGAGGGCAAGACGCTCACCGCCACGCTCGCCGCGGTCACAGCGGCGCTCGCCGGCAAGCCGGTGCATGTGGTGACGGTGAACGACTATCTCGCCCGCCGCGATGCGGAAAAGCTCGCGCCCATCTTCGGCTTCTTCGGCCTCTCCGTCGGTGTCGTCGCCGCCGGCATGGAGCGGGAGGCACGGCGCGCGGCCTATGCCTGCGACGTGACCTACTGCACCAATAAGGAACTGGCGTTCGATCACCTCAAGGATCGGCTGGTCCTTGCCGGAGCCGGCGGCAATCTGCGCCGCAAGATGCGTTTCGCCGGGATGGGGACGGGTGGCGATGCGCCCGGCCGTGATCTTCTGTTGCGGGGTTTGCATGTCGCGATTGTCGATGAGGCCGACAGCGTGCTGATCGACGAGGCGCGAACGCCGCTCATCCTCTCCGGGGAGGTTGAATCCGCTGCCGAGGCGGAATTGCTTCGCCAGGCGCTGGCGGTGGCCCAAGCTCTGAGGGCAGGGCACGACTACGTCCTCGTCGCCCATCAGAGCCGGATCGACCTTACCGAGGTTGGTCGCAAGCGTCTGGATGGCGAGGCGGCGGCGCGGGGCGGCCTCTGGCTCAACCAGGTGCTGCGCGAGGATGTGGTGGTCAAGGCGCTGACCGCGCTGCATGTGATGCTGCGGGGCGAGCAGTACATCGTCCGTGACGGCAAGGTGGAAATCGTCGATGAGTACACCGGCCGCATCATGGCCGAACGCTTCTGGAGCGATGGGCTTCACCAGCTCGTGGAACTGAAGGAGGGCGTATCCCTCTCCCCGCGCCGTCGCACGCTGGCCCGCATGACCTATCAACGTCTCTTCCGCCGCTACGAGCATTTGTGCGGTATGTCGGGCACGGTGGCGGAGGTGGCGGGCGAACTCTGGGAGGTTTATGGCCTGCGCATCGCGCGGATTCCGACACACAAACCACCACGGCGGAAGTTGGTCACGGATGTCATCCTTCCACGTTCGCAGGAGCGCTGGAGGACGGTCGCCCAAATCGCCGCGCGTTTCCAGCGCCAGCAGGTGCCCCTGCTCATCGGCACGCGCTCTGTCGCGGCCTCGCTGGAGGCCAGTCACCATCTGAGCGAGGCCGGTGTGGTCCATCAGGTGCTCAACGCCACTGACGAGGCCGCGGAGGTCAGCATCGTCGAGAAGGCGGGCCATGCCGGGCAGGTTACGGTCGCGACCAATATGGCCGGCCGCGGTACCGACATTCCGCTCGGCCCGGGCGTCGCCCAGCGGGGTGGGCTGCTGGTGTTGATGACGGAGCGGCACGATTCTGCCCGTGTCGACCGCCAGCTCGCGGGCCGCACCGCGCGTCAGGGCGACCCCGGCGTGTTCGTCGCGGTGCTGTCGCTTGAGGACAAGCTTCTGGCCGACTGCCCGCTGCTGTCGGTGCGCCTTGCTGCGAGGCTCGCCGCGCGATGGGGCTCTGCGCGCCTTGCCCGCCTCGCCATGCGCCTCGCTCAGCGCCATGCCGAGCGCGATCACGCCCGCATCCGCCGCCAGCTGCTTCAGGCCGATGAGGCGCTGGAATCCGTGCTGGCGATTACCGGCACGCTGGAATAGCCGGCGCGCGGCTTTCCAGCCGCAGAACCGCGCATTTTCTGCGTGGAACAAGAGAGCAGAGTTTTGTTGATAGAGCCTCTACCCTCCACAGAGGGGTCGCGGCGACTAAGTCGCACCACGGAGTAAAGTTGGCAGTGCTGGCGCGCCCGGCGCGATTCGAACTATCTTTTGATCGTGAGGCTATCGCAATGATGTTCGTCCGCTTTTGGGGATCCGCCCATTCGAACCCGAATGTCCGCAATCGGGGCGCCTTGCTGACAGGCGGCTACGGGGCCGTAACCGGACTGTCGGCTCCTGGGTGAGCAATGCGCATAGCGGGACTTTCGGCGTCTGCCTCAAGCGGACACCCGCGAATGCCTGGCGCTTGTCGTCGACACCTCGCTCTCCGGCCAACGGGTCGCCCGCGAACTCGATGCCCTCATCGACCTTCGCGGCCGGCCGCTGATGGTCGTCAGCGACAACGGCACCGAGCTGACATCGCGGGCAATCCTGCAATGGCAGGAGGATAGCCAGGTCGAGTGGCACTACATTGCGCCAGGCAAGCCGATGCAGAACGGGCTTGTCGGGAGCCTGAATGGTCGCTTCCGGGACGAATGTCTGAACGAGCACATGTTCCATAACCTGCCGACCGCTTGCAGGCTGATCGAAGAATGGAGGATGGACTACAATGCCCACCGGCCGCACACGAGCCTTGGCGGCCTCACCGCAAACGAGTTTGCAACCCGGTCCAGGACGGACCACATCGAGAACAGAGTCCAGTTATGAACGAGGGCAAATAAGGGGCAACGTCAGCAGAAACTGACTTGGCGCTGGGCAATACGCGAATGTTCTTCCCGCGCGACG
Above is a window of Ancylobacter sp. WKF20 DNA encoding:
- a CDS encoding prepilin peptidase, whose translation is MGPLPSPVLYAERSSEPPRRADRLLKRLEGLVIPHFAGRRQAQLARIVPLVHAAAAELEGVGEDEVASRARAMAGRLRRSRSPAMEDIAATFALVREVSGRTLGMKHHDVQLMGGFALMSGMVAEMNTGEGKTLTATLAAVTAALAGKPVHVVTVNDYLARRDAEKLAPIFGFFGLSVGVVAAGMEREARRAAYACDVTYCTNKELAFDHLKDRLVLAGAGGNLRRKMRFAGMGTGGDAPGRDLLLRGLHVAIVDEADSVLIDEARTPLILSGEVESAAEAELLRQALAVAQALRAGHDYVLVAHQSRIDLTEVGRKRLDGEAAARGGLWLNQVLREDVVVKALTALHVMLRGEQYIVRDGKVEIVDEYTGRIMAERFWSDGLHQLVELKEGVSLSPRRRTLARMTYQRLFRRYEHLCGMSGTVAEVAGELWEVYGLRIARIPTHKPPRRKLVTDVILPRSQERWRTVAQIAARFQRQQVPLLIGTRSVAASLEASHHLSEAGVVHQVLNATDEAAEVSIVEKAGHAGQVTVATNMAGRGTDIPLGPGVAQRGGLLVLMTERHDSARVDRQLAGRTARQGDPGVFVAVLSLEDKLLADCPLLSVRLAARLAARWGSARLARLAMRLAQRHAERDHARIRRQLLQADEALESVLAITGTLE